The DNA region TTTATACTTGCTCTTATTCAAAGTATCCACCAGCCTGCCGATTTGTCCATCCGCAAAAGTATTGCTCGCCAGATACCCTTGAACAGCTTTTCTCCATTGACCTGACTCAACAATAAACTTATGATCTCCATCTGGCTTAGCAATTGCCACTCCTGCGGATGGAACATCTGCCAAATCATTCGGGATTACAGAAGGCAAAGTAATTTTATCCAATGGGTATAAATCGAAATACTTTTGCGGAACATACCATGGTAGGTGTGGTCTTGTAAAACCTATCGCCAGAAAGAATGGTTTATCATGATTCTTCTCAAGAAACTCAATACCTTTAGAAACCGTTTTATAGTCTCCCATGTCTTCATCCTTCACATTCACTGGACTCCAGTCAAAGTTTGCTCTTCCGTTAACAGGTGTAGAAGGTGGTTCCGGATCTTTTGGGACACCATGGTAGATAGGCCATGATGCATCGTCATTATAACTATTATGGTAAATTTTACCAGCTGCTTCCACCTTATATCCATTTGCTGTAAAATACTGAGGCAGGGTCACAGCGTCTTTTAATACAGGCCTCCATGGCTGATCATTGTGATAGACACCTGATGTAGCAGGACGCACTCCTGTAAGTAAACTGGCTCTTGAAGGATTACATGCCGGAGCAGAACAATAAGCTTTTTCAAACCTCACGCCTGACTTAGCCAGCTTGTCCAGATTAGGAGTAATAATTCCTTTATAACCACCAAAGGGCTCTATCCAATCATTCATATCATCAACAGCAATGAACAACACGTTATATTTTCCGGCAGATTGTGCCTTACTTATGTTGTGATTCAAAAATACTATTGCGATAACAAAAACAATCGCTCTCTTAAATGTACTCAAACTCATTACTTGATCTATTGTATGTATGATTTATTGCACTACAATTAGGCTAGGGTTCACCCTATACTAACAAAACATTACCCTTTCAAAAGGGTGAACAAAGGTATTTCACGATTCATTTATATAATGCATTAAGGCCTGCATAATGGACAGAGAGGACAGAGAGACGCCAGCATGGGTTCACTATAAAGCAATATGCAGAGCCTTTAGCAAGGGAGACGCCAGCATGGCGTCTCTACAAAAGGGTGTTGCATAATATATCCTCTTCCTCCGAATCACAGGGCTTACACCCTATGCTGACTAAATATCACCCCCTTCCGGGGGCTCTGTATGCTTAAGACTTTATTATTTTAAAATTGCTCAAGAGTGTTTTATTTATCAATATACAAAGCTTTTAGATAGGGAGACGCCAGCATAGCGTCTCTATAAAGGGTATTGCATAATATTATTTTTCCTCCAATGAAACATAGGGCTTACACCCTATGCTGATAAAATACCACCCCGCCTGAGGGCTCTGTATGCTTAAGACTTTATTATTTTTAACTTACTCTAAGAGTTTTTTATTCATCAACATGCAAAGCTTTTTGATAGAGAGACGCCAGCATGGCGTCTCTACAAGGATATTGCATAATATTATTTTTCCCTCTAATGAAACATAGGGCTTACACCCAATGCTGACAAAATATCACCCCCTCCGGGGGCTCTGTAGGTTTAAGACTTTTACTTGATATAAAACATCTCACTAAAGGCTTTCTTCTATATAAGAAGGACTTCATAAAGTATTGCAAACCTCAATTGTTGCTTTCCGCTTTAAGCTTTTAACTTACTACTTATAACTTACAACTTATCTAGGTCTCGGTGTTACCGGAAGAGGTAGGTAATCTTCATTAAGGATCATCCATTCCTGAAGTTTGCCTTTAAGTTTTTCTTCTATTTCTTTATACTCAGGTTTTCCTGCGAGATTATTGAATTCATTTGGATCTGCTAGTTCATCAAAAAGCTCAAACATTGATCTTCTTTCAGAGAATAAAAGCTTATCCCATTTTTCTTCAAGCTTTCCTTCATTATGAAGTTGCTGGAGTTCAAGCCAGAAAGGTTGTCCTGAGAAGTCTACAGGATAATAAGGCAGTTGCCACAATGCATTATAGATTAACTTATACCTGTCTGAAATAACTGTTCTGCCAAGATCGAAGTGAGCCGTATTCGTGGGAAGGCCTGAACCATGAGCGCCTCTTACAGCATAGATGTATTGGTGTGCCTGGAAGGGTTTATCCTGAAATGAAGGAACAATACTCACTCCAGTAAATTCTTTTGGTGCAGCAATACCTGCGACTTGTAATAATGTAGGAGCAATATCTTCTCCTGATACTAAAATATTGCTTACCTGTCCTGGTTTGATAAGATCAGAAAGGCGCATGATTAACGGAACATTCAATCCTAATTTGTACAATGTACCTTTACCTCTTACAAGTGCACCACCATTGTCTCCCATGAAGACAATCAATGTATTTTTATCCAGTCCTCTTCTCTTAAGTTCTTCAAAAACTTTTCCTACTTCATGATCAAGACGCTGAATTTCTCCAAGATATCCTGCTAAATCTTTTCTTAATAATTTTGTATCAGGCCATCCTTCGGGAATTTTTATAGTATCAGGATCGGGCTCATACTCTTTAGCATTAAAGATTCGGTGAGGATCTGAATAACTTAACTGAAGAAAGAAGGGTTTTCCTTTAGGAATTGTATTCAGAAAGTCTTTATACTGATAATAAATGCTATCCATGTTTCCGGTAGTCTTTAAATAATCTACACGATTCTTAAAGGTCTCCAGGTTATATTTATCAAACACTTCTTCCGATACCGCTGTCGTTCTCGCACCATTTAAGTGAAAATTTCTTCCGCATACACCCGTATAATAACCTCCCTTTCTTAGTAATTCAGGATAAGAAATTACATCTGCTGATAAAGGCGCTGTGAAGCGAGTCATGCGAATGTCAAGTGTAGACCTTCCGGTCATGATAGCTGCTCTTGAAAGGACGCATTGAGGCGCAGTGGTATGAGCCCTGTTATAAATTATGCCTTCTTTGGCAAGTTTATCAATGTTTGGAGTTTTTACAGGATAACCATAGCATCCCAGAAAAGGTACGCTATGGTCATCTGATAAAATGAATAATATATTAGGTTGGTTTTGCTTTTCCTTTTTTACAGTCCCGGCCAACAGGGCACCTGAGAATAAACTTACAATTGTTAAAATTACTCCTGCACTAATTCTTAGCATATATAGATTATTATTTATCACCTTCTACCTTATCCTTTACACATCTGAAGCCAAGGTTATTCGAAGCGCTGGTTACCTCTCCCTTGCCTCTGCTTCCGCTTTTATACCTAATGCAATACTGATCACTGCAAAGGAATGAACCACCCTTTTGAACACGTTTAACTGCTGATGGTTCATCCGGATCAAAGCTATCTTCAGGACCTTGAGGATTTACCTTAGGACTTTTTGCAAAGTAGTCTGGGCGATAGTAATCGTTGCACCATTCCCATACATTTCCTTCCATGTCATACAAGCCGTAAGGATTGGCAGGAAACGTTTTCACAGGTGCAACACCAGCATAGCCATCTTCAATAGTATTGTTATCAGGAAAGTTTCCCTGATAAATATTAGCTGTCCATTTGCCATTGGGTTTTAATTCATTACCCCAATAAAATTTATTATTGCCTTGTCCACCCTGAGCAGCAAACTCCCACTCTGCTTCTGTAGGAAGCCTTTTCCCCGCCCACTTAGCATAAGCAACAGCATCTTCATAACAAACATGAACAACTGGATCATTTTCTTTTCCTTTAATCGATGAAGATGGGCCAAAAGGATGATTCCATGTAGCTCCTGGAACATAAGTCCACCATTGCAATGCATCATTCAGATGTACTTTTCTGTTAGGAGGTGTAAACACTGCCGATCCTGGAACTAACTGATCCGAAGGAACGCCTGGATAATCTTTAGGATCTAAAGCTTGTTCTGCTACAGTTACATAATGTGTGGCTTCTATAAAATTAGCGAACTCAGCATTAGTAACTTCATGCTCGTCCATGTAAAAACCATTTACCGTTACTTCATGTAGTGGATGAGCATCAGGAAAATCTGGATTATCAGACCCCATAAGAAACGTACCTCCTGGTATCCAAACCATTTTAGATTCAGCCTTTATCTGAGAGGATTTTTGCTGTTCGTTCTGTATATCTTTCATTTGAGTATTTCTATTTTGACAAGCAGATAACAGAAGCATGAGAAAAAAAGAAAGGATGGTTCTGTAAGTATTCATTTATTATATTATTTGGTGATTCTGAGTAATAAGGAAGAAGTAATCAAATTAAAATTGTTTTATTCTTACTATACTTATTCTATAGACAAAGTAAACATACAAACGAATTAAATCCTATTAACCCAAAAGTATCTTGGTTTTCGTACAACTAACCCAGGTAGTTAAAACTAATTAACTGAAGGAGTTAGCCAAACTACCCTTTTTGGCCATTAACAGAAATCAAAATCATTTAATTAATTATTAGTAATGCTCAGATTCGCAAATTCTCCTCCCGAGCCTTCACCTGTCCATAAACCAATCATTCCTGATTTTCTGTTATTTAATTTATTTACAACTAAAGAAGGCTTAGTTGCATTATTTACAAAGACCTTCACTTCTTTGTCACCTACTTCTATTCTTGTATGAAACCAATTATTAGGATCAGGTTCCGGCGCTACAGCTTTTTCATATTGTCCATTCTTTTCATCTCTGAGTTTTTTCCAGGGAAAATCAGGATGACTGATATACTGAACAGCATGAATATGTCTAATGGAATCTGTGGCTTTAAAATTGAAAGGCCTGAAGTAAATACCATCAAATGTCTTGTTATCAGCTCCATGGAAT from Sporocytophaga myxococcoides includes:
- a CDS encoding sulfatase encodes the protein MNHNISKAQSAGKYNVLFIAVDDMNDWIEPFGGYKGIITPNLDKLAKSGVRFEKAYCSAPACNPSRASLLTGVRPATSGVYHNDQPWRPVLKDAVTLPQYFTANGYKVEAAGKIYHNSYNDDASWPIYHGVPKDPEPPSTPVNGRANFDWSPVNVKDEDMGDYKTVSKGIEFLEKNHDKPFFLAIGFTRPHLPWYVPQKYFDLYPLDKITLPSVIPNDLADVPSAGVAIAKPDGDHKFIVESGQWRKAVQGYLASNTFADGQIGRLVDTLNKSKYKDNTIIVLFGDHGWHLGEKEHWRKFALWEEATRVPFIVIAPGITKANTVVKRTVNLMDIYPTLIDLCQLPSKTGLEGNSIVPLLKNPLAIWNYPSVTTHGFGNHSVRNERYRYIVYQDGTEELYDHDTDPQEWKNIANDPKYASVKKELIAFLPKVNAPNAPRLKGGGKE
- a CDS encoding sulfatase family protein, whose translation is MLRISAGVILTIVSLFSGALLAGTVKKEKQNQPNILFILSDDHSVPFLGCYGYPVKTPNIDKLAKEGIIYNRAHTTAPQCVLSRAAIMTGRSTLDIRMTRFTAPLSADVISYPELLRKGGYYTGVCGRNFHLNGARTTAVSEEVFDKYNLETFKNRVDYLKTTGNMDSIYYQYKDFLNTIPKGKPFFLQLSYSDPHRIFNAKEYEPDPDTIKIPEGWPDTKLLRKDLAGYLGEIQRLDHEVGKVFEELKRRGLDKNTLIVFMGDNGGALVRGKGTLYKLGLNVPLIMRLSDLIKPGQVSNILVSGEDIAPTLLQVAGIAAPKEFTGVSIVPSFQDKPFQAHQYIYAVRGAHGSGLPTNTAHFDLGRTVISDRYKLIYNALWQLPYYPVDFSGQPFWLELQQLHNEGKLEEKWDKLLFSERRSMFELFDELADPNEFNNLAGKPEYKEIEEKLKGKLQEWMILNEDYLPLPVTPRPR
- a CDS encoding formylglycine-generating enzyme family protein, yielding MKDIQNEQQKSSQIKAESKMVWIPGGTFLMGSDNPDFPDAHPLHEVTVNGFYMDEHEVTNAEFANFIEATHYVTVAEQALDPKDYPGVPSDQLVPGSAVFTPPNRKVHLNDALQWWTYVPGATWNHPFGPSSSIKGKENDPVVHVCYEDAVAYAKWAGKRLPTEAEWEFAAQGGQGNNKFYWGNELKPNGKWTANIYQGNFPDNNTIEDGYAGVAPVKTFPANPYGLYDMEGNVWEWCNDYYRPDYFAKSPKVNPQGPEDSFDPDEPSAVKRVQKGGSFLCSDQYCIRYKSGSRGKGEVTSASNNLGFRCVKDKVEGDK